Below is a window of Nitrospirota bacterium DNA.
GGGTATTGTCACATTAATACTCGCCGCACCCGGTGTAGTTGTATTGTATGGGGCCAAAAGGAATTTACTTGGGTCGTCGGAAGTCAGCGTAACACTTACAGGAGTTGACGGATTGCTCGGCAGATAGACATAGTGATTACTTCTGGTACCGGTTCCCCCTGTCATCGGGCTTGAGCTGAACTGTACCTGAGGCCCGCCTATAACCCTGATAGAAGCTGTATCTACGCCAACCCCGCCATCATCGTCCGCTACAGTCAATGTAGCTGTATATGTGCCGCTTGCAGAATAGGTATGAGTTCGGGAAAGCAGGCCGGAATCAGTATTTCCATCCCCATAATCCCAGATATAAGTATGTGTATCGTCGCTGCCAGGGTCAGTAAAACTACCGCTGAATGAGACAGGATCTCCCAGCAGGACTGTCCTGTCTGAACCTGCATAAGCTGTTGGAGATACATTATTTACAGTCACAAGAAGGGTATCAAAATCAGAACCGCCTTTATCATCAGTAACCGTAAAAGTAACCGTATAAATCCCGTTGTCAGCATAAGCATGGCTCGGTGATAAGCCGCTTCCGCCGGTCAAGTCACCGAAATTCCATGTATAACTGGTAATAATTCCATCCGGGGCTAATGCACCGGCATCACTAAAACTAACTGCTGTCCCTTCATTAGCTGTCTTAGCTATACCTGCATACGCATCAGGCGGTCTGCATCCGAATATGGTTACTGTTGCACCGGAAGGGGTATTAGGACAGGCATCCAGAGTATTACCCACACCATCATTATCATTGTCCGGGTCGCAGGCATCTCCTATACCATCGCCGTCAAAATCAGCCTGATTGAAATTAGGGACAAAAGGACAATTGTCAGTTGTATCAGCTATGGCATCATTATCATCATCCGGGTCACACACATCACCCTGTGTATCACCATCATTATTGGCCTGGTCAGCATTGGATGTCATCGGACAGTTATCAGCACCGTCAAGTACACCGTCGTTGTCATCGTCCGTATCACAGACATCACCCTGAGCATCACCGTCATTGTTTGCCTGGTCAGAATTGGCAATTGCAGGACAGTTGTCTACGTTACCGCAAACTCCGTCACCATCAGCATCGTTTGCCGCATCAAGAGGACACGCATCGCACGCATTACCAAGACTATCTCCATCACTGTTGGCCTGATCTGCATTCGCTGTCGTCGGGCAATTGTCTACGTTACCGCAAACTCCGTCACCATCTATATCGTTTGCCGCATCAAGTGGACAGGCATCGCACGCATCGCCAAGGCTATCACCATCTGCATTAGCCTGGCTTGCATTTGCCGTCATGGGACAGTTATCAACTCCGTCAGCTACACCGTCATTGTCATCATCTGCATCGCATACATCACCCTGTGCATCGCCGTCATTATTGGCCTGGTCAGCATTGGCTATAAGAGGACAGTTGTCAGCGCCATCAAGTATTCCATCGTTATCATCATCCGTATCGCAGGCATCACCCTGACTATCTCCATCAGTATTAGTCTGGTCAGTGTTGCTTATCAGGGGACAGTTATCAGCACCGTCTAACACTGTATCATTATCATCATCCGGGTCGCAGACATCGCCTTGGGCATCACCGTCATTATTTGCCTGGTCAGCATTGGATGTCATCGGACAGTTATCAGCACCGTCAAGCACGCCATCATTATCATCATCAGGGTCGCACACATCACCCTGTGCATCACCATCATTATTGGCCTGGTCGGCATTGGATGTCATCGGACAGTTATCAAGACCATCAAGTACACCGTCGTTGTCATCGTCCGTATCGCAGACATCACCCTGTGCATCGCCGTCATTGTTTGCCTGATCAGCATTGGCAATTGCAGGACAGTTGTCTCCGTTACCGCAAACTCCGTCACCATCAACATCGTTTGCCGCATCAAGCGGACACGCATCGCAGGCATTACCAATAGTGTCTGCATCGCTATCCGCCTGGTCGGCATTGGCTGTCGTCGGGCAATTATCTACGTTACCGCAGACTCCATCACCGTCTACATCGTTTGCCGCATCAAGTGGACAGGCATCACACGCATCTCCAGCACCGTCACTGTCACTGTCAGCCTGATCTGCATTGGAAACAGCCGGGCAGTTATCGGTTGAATCAGGGACGCCGTCACCATCCGAATCGCTCTCGCAGGCATCACCTATTCCATCCCCGTCTGCATCAGCCTGATCTGCATTTGGAACGCTCGGACAATTATCAGTAACATTGGCTACACCATCTCCATCCATATCACCATCGCAGACATCACCAAGTCCGTCTCCATCAAGGTCAGCCTGGCTTGGATTAACATTTAATGGACAGTTATCACCGGTATCCTGTACCCCGTCATTGTCATCATCCGCATCACAGACATCACCCTGTGCATCACCATCCGTATTTGTCTGGTCCGGGTTATAACCTGTTGGACAATTGTCTAATGTGTCGTCAACTCCGTCTCCATCTATATCATTATCGCAGGCATCTCCAATACCATCACCATCACTATCTGTCTGTAAAGGATTGGCAACAAGAGAACAGTTATCTAATGTATCTAAAATACCATCATTATCATCATCAGCATCACACACATCACCCTGTGCATCACCATCATTATTAGCCTGGTCAGCATTAGCTACAAGGGGACAGTTGTCTGAGCTATCAGG
It encodes the following:
- a CDS encoding thrombospondin type 3 repeat-containing protein, with product MKRNIWIVIFTVLMNVSWLIAGSTAEARLIPPVTLSSGGSLSIRAKVCNLVYLKNTPSLVKVVCKADPIYSSPSLEAIEPSAVQQTPAVWLWTTEIQTVKANQCNLKITKKSYKIVNILCSGVLPVDTDGDGVPDSTDNCPLVFNPLQTDTDHDGTGDACDNDIDGDGIDNASDNCPLVANPLQTDTDHDGAGDACDNDLDGDGVVNLIDNCPTVFNPDQIDTDGSGDGDACDLDDDNDGVLDVSDNCPLIVNTDQADNDGDGVGDVCDADDDNDGVIDGSDNCSLVPNLDQTDTDGDGQGDACDTDDDNDGIPDGIDNCPLVSNPDQTDTNHNGVGDACDSDDDGDGVPDSIDNCPLISNPDQADNDADGVGDVCDTDDDNDGVLDGVDNCTFTPNPTQTDNDGDGQGDACDTDDDNDGILDNSDNCPLVANPDQTDTNGNGIGDACDGDDDGDGIPDSSDNCPLVANADQANNDGDAQGDVCDADDDNDGILDTLDNCSLVANPLQTDSDGDGIGDACDNDIDGDGVDDTLDNCPTGYNPDQTNTDGDAQGDVCDADDDNDGVQDTGDNCPLNVNPSQADLDGDGLGDVCDGDMDGDGVANVTDNCPSVPNADQADADGDGIGDACESDSDGDGVPDSTDNCPAVSNADQADSDSDGAGDACDACPLDAANDVDGDGVCGNVDNCPTTANADQADSDADTIGNACDACPLDAANDVDGDGVCGNGDNCPAIANADQANNDGDAQGDVCDTDDDNDGVLDGLDNCPMTSNADQANNDGDAQGDVCDPDDDNDGVLDGADNCPMTSNADQANNDGDAQGDVCDPDDDNDTVLDGADNCPLISNTDQTNTDGDSQGDACDTDDDNDGILDGADNCPLIANADQANNDGDAQGDVCDADDDNDGVADGVDNCPMTANASQANADGDSLGDACDACPLDAANDIDGDGVCGNVDNCPTTANADQANSDGDSLGNACDACPLDAANDADGDGVCGNVDNCPAIANSDQANNDGDAQGDVCDTDDDNDGVLDGADNCPMTSNADQANNDGDTQGDVCDPDDDNDAIADTTDNCPFVPNFNQADFDGDGIGDACDPDNDNDGVGNTLDACPNTPSGATVTIFGCRPPDAYAGIAKTANEGTAVSFSDAGALAPDGIITSYTWNFGDLTGGSGLSPSHAYADNGIYTVTFTVTDDKGGSDFDTLLVTVNNVSPTAYAGSDRTVLLGDPVSFSGSFTDPGSDDTHTYIWDYGDGNTDSGLLSRTHTYSASGTYTATLTVADDDGGVGVDTASIRVIGGPQVQFSSSPMTGGTGTRSNHYVYLPSNPSTPVSVTLTSDDPSKFLLAPYNTTTPGAASINVTIP